The region GGCACGGTCGCGCTCGTGCTGCTGACCGGGGTGAACGGGCTCGCGGACGGGGCGGTCGGCGAGACCGCGGTCCGGATCGCGCGGGCGAAGGTGTCGCTGGACCCGGTGGCCGCGGTTGCCCGCGGCGTCCTCTGCAACGTGCTCGTGTGCCTCGCCGTCTGGCTCTGCATGGGCGCCCGCGGCGTGGCCGACAAGATCCTGTCCATCCTGTTCCCGATCACCGCCTTCGTCGCCTGCGGGTTCGAGCACTCGATCGCGAACATGTATTTCCTCCCGGTGGGCCTCGCGCTGACCGCGGGAAGCGCAACTCCGATTTCGCTCGGCGACGCGATCACCAACCTGGGGCTGGTCACCCTGGGCAACGTCCTGGGCGGCACGGTCCTGGTGGCATTGGTCTACTGGTTCGTTTATCTTCGGGGAGAAGGCACGAGGCTAGAGGCCAGGGGCTAGGGGAACCCTCTGTGATCCTCGCGCCACGAGCCTCTCACCCCGCGCCTGCGCACAAGCCAAGCGATGATCTACACCATCACCCTCAACCCGGCCCTGGACCACTATCTGGAGGTGGAGGACCTCCTGATGGACGACGCCAACCGCGTCAGGTCCGAATGCCTCTTCGCCGGCGGCAAGGGGATCGACGTCTCCCGCGCAATCCGGCGCCTGGGCGGGGACAGCATGGCCCTGGGGTTCATCGGGGGACACAACGGACAGATCCTCGTAGATCTCTTGAAACAGCAGGGCGTGACCTCGTATTTCACCCCCGTCGCGCAGGAAACGCGCCGAGACCTCATCATCAGCGCGCGGCGGAGCGGCGCGCAGACGCTGCTGCACGCGAGGGGACCGGCCATCTCGGCGGAGGAATGGCGATGCTTCCTGGCGCACCTCCGGGTCCTGGAGCTCCGCGATTCTTACGTGGCGCTCGGCGGGAGCCTGCCGCGGGGCGTGCCCGCCGATGCCTATCGGCAGATCGTGGCGCTCGTGCAGAGCCGCGGGGCGAAGGCCGTCCTGGACGCGGACGGCCCCTGTTTCAAGGCCGGTCTGAGGGCGAAGCCGTTCGCGATCAAGCCGAACCTGCACGAGCTGCGGCGGGCGACGGGACGGCGGTTGAGGACCGAGGCGGAGATCCTCGCCGCGGCCAGGGATTTGAACCGCTCGGGCATCGAAGTCGTCATCGTCTCGCTCGGACGCAAGGGGCTCCTGGTCGTGAGCAGCCGTGGGGCCCGCTCGCCGCAAACGGCGATCCGCGCGGTCCCGCCGCGCGTGAAGGTCCGGAGCCGGGTCGGGGCCGGCGACTCCACGGT is a window of Nitrospirota bacterium DNA encoding:
- a CDS encoding formate/nitrite transporter family protein translates to MFDAYAPPQIAVRVREVGVAKATAPVPTMLGLAVLAGAFIALGALFFTVTITAGGAAPLPFGLGRLLGGMTFSLGLVLVVVGGAELFTGNNLIAMAWAAGKVTTGQVLRNWLWVYLGNLLGALGTVALVLLTGVNGLADGAVGETAVRIARAKVSLDPVAAVARGVLCNVLVCLAVWLCMGARGVADKILSILFPITAFVACGFEHSIANMYFLPVGLALTAGSATPISLGDAITNLGLVTLGNVLGGTVLVALVYWFVYLRGEGTRLEARG
- the pfkB gene encoding 1-phosphofructokinase, with product MIYTITLNPALDHYLEVEDLLMDDANRVRSECLFAGGKGIDVSRAIRRLGGDSMALGFIGGHNGQILVDLLKQQGVTSYFTPVAQETRRDLIISARRSGAQTLLHARGPAISAEEWRCFLAHLRVLELRDSYVALGGSLPRGVPADAYRQIVALVQSRGAKAVLDADGPCFKAGLRAKPFAIKPNLHELRRATGRRLRTEAEILAAARDLNRSGIEVVIVSLGRKGLLVVSSRGARSPQTAIRAVPPRVKVRSRVGAGDSTVAGFVFSHASGKSFEDCVRFATAAGTAATLAPGNQLCRLADVQRLAPRVTIRTVKG